The Neurospora crassa OR74A linkage group IV, whole genome shotgun sequence genome has a segment encoding these proteins:
- a CDS encoding chaperonin gives MATTVRSVKSLIPLLDRVLVQRVKAEAKTASGIFLPESSVKDLNEAKVLAVGPGALDKDGKRLPMGVNAGDRVLIPQYGGSPVKVGEEEYTLFRDSEILAKIAE, from the exons ATG GCCACTACCGTCCGCTCCGTCAAGTCCCTCATCCCCCTCCTTGACCGCGTCCTCGTCCAGCGCGTCAAGGCCGAGGCCAAGACTGCCTCCGGCATCTTCCTTCCCGAGTCCTCCGTTAAGGACCTCAACGAGGCCAAGGTTCTCGCTGTTGGCCCCGGTGCCCTCGACAAGGACGGCAAGCGTCTCCCCATGGGTGTCAACGCTGGCGACCGCGTTCTTATCCCTCAG TACGGCGGTTCCCCTGTCAAggttggcgaggaggagtacACCCTCTTCCGCGATAGCGA GATCCTTGCCAAGATCGCCGAGTAA
- a CDS encoding survival factor 1: MFKWAQAALANVAGTKEPIYGPEAIRSVAEEAKTTPYTETTKDDLKWQAMESTCVETQCFYFMTDSGQLAFAQVIYSNVAGIRTTCQFNCKVFSLDGSKPHLWCSTPLNNHEFSEDKTSFYATDCAVELSEDGNSYTIKSLNDERSIVNVTIKRTAPGFKIGTSGTTLFGTDLANPWGSMRHVFWPRCVAEGTIATPDGPVDCKGRAMFVHALQGMKPHHAAAKWNFCNFQGPNYSAVLMQYTTPPSYGSTVVNVGGIVKDNEIIFAGAEGAVTHVAIKGDTENDWPEPTAIKFEWKGTTKDGKQADAVLEGELEDKLDRIDVMAEVPGFVKQIVAGAVGTKPYIYQYAPQKKKLTLKLKLGEEEISEEGYLFSEATFISA, encoded by the exons ATGTTCAAGTGGGCGCAAGCGGC GTTGGCCAATGTCGCCGGCACCAAGGAGCCTATCTACGGCCCCGAGGCTATCAGGTCTGTcgccgaggaggccaagacaACTCCCTATACCGAAACCACCAAGGATGACCTGAAGTGGCAGGCCATGGAGTCCACTTGCGTCGAGACGCAGTGCTTCTACTTCATGACGGACAGCGGCCAGCTCGCCTTTGCCCAGGTCATCTACTCTAACGTTGC TGGCATCCGCACGACTTGCCAGTTTAACTGCAAGGTCTTCTCCCTGGATGGATCCAAGCCCCACCTCTGGTGCTCTACGCCCCTCAACAACCACGAGTTCAGCGAGGACAAGACCAGCTTCTACGCCACCGATTGCGCCGTCGAGCTTTCGGAAGATGGAAACTCGTACACTATCAAGTCGTTGAACGATGAAAGGTCGATTGTCAACGTGACCATCAAGAGGACAGCGCCTGGCTTCAAGATTGGTACATCCGGCACAACACTGTTTGGCACCGACCTTGCCAACCCTTGGGGTTCCATGCGCCACGTTTTCTGGCCCAGGTGTGTCGCTGAGGGCACGATTGCCACTCCGGATGGTCCCGTCGACTGCAAGGGACGCGCCATGTTCGTCCACGCTCTGCAGGGCATGAAGCCTCATCACGCCGCGGCCAAGTGGAACTTTTGCAACTTCCAAGGCCCCAACTACTCTGCGGTCCTGATGCAGTACACAACTCCCCCTTCTTACGGATCGACGGTCGTGAACGTCGGCGGTATTGTCAAGGACAATGAGATCATTTTTGCCGGCGCCGAGGGTGCGGTCACGCATGTTGCGATCAAGGGCGACACGGAGAACGACTGGCCCGAGCCGACTGCTATCAAGTTTGAGTGGAAGGGTACTACCAAGGACGGCAAGCAGGCCGATGCTGTTCTAGAGGGCGAGCTCGAGGATAAGCTCGACAGGATAGACGTCATGGCTGAGGTGCCGGGATTCGTCAAGCAGATTGTCGCGGGTGCTGTTGGCACAAAGCCGTACATTTACCAG TACGCGccacaaaagaagaagctcactctcaagctcaagcttggggaggaagaaatTTCGGAGGAGGGCTACCTGTTCAGCGAGGCTACCTTCATTTCCGCCTAA
- the hH4v gene encoding histone h4-2, which yields MPPTIPSRGGPSGLKHRHSVSGKSVLSGASGKGKGQGGVGIKRHRKIIKDTIRGITKPAIRRLARRGGVKRISAGIYDEIRAALKERLQMILRDCVTYTEHRHAKTVTVTDVIFALRRIGKPIYGFDPETWEPPARGAHRRALAQGGEQGRSGTRGGDNDDSD from the exons ATGCCGCCAACTATACCCTCTCGCGGCGGTCCCTCGGGACTGAAGCACCGCCACTCAGTGAGCGGTAAGTCCGTCTTGAGCGGCGCGAGtgggaagggcaagggccAGGGCGGCGTGGGCATCAAGCGCCACAG AAAAATCATCAAAGATACTATTCGCGGCATCA CCAAGCCTGCTATTCG ACGTCTAGCCCGTCGTGGCGGTGTCAAGCGTATCTCTGCCGGCATATACGATGAAATCAGGGCAGCACTGAAGGAAAGACTTCAGATG ATCCTGCGCGACTGTGTCACGTACACAGAGCACAGGCACGCGAAGACGGTCACCGTAACGGAC GTGATTTTCGCCCTTCGTCGCATTGGCAAACCCATCTACGGCTTTGACCCCGAGACGTGGGAGCCTCCTGCGCGCGGCGCCCACCGTCGCGCCCTCGCCCAGGGTGGCGAACAAGGTCGCAGCGGTACTCGCGGCGGCGATAACGACGATTCGGACTAG
- the stk-30 gene encoding protein kinase, with amino-acid sequence MATAEKESEQRQPDEQFQAVEPQSVKVTPAEPSKTEPAVRFKSTVEEITPEGTTSTPTIAPDVTLGEPGEVTPEQLRDIAERLKACPLQERRISLFQYEAFSLPASRTPSHEDDSRAPSREHTRSSAGRNSPLLTPHVRGHEMHTPPLTPAGTDNVDRELRRESALAQERRSANLITPQDSSHEPTSPTSLRNVQLPTPDEQLRSSSRPTSIDGRDRPQITIGEHRRGLFSVGSGGSSSPSRSQPASRESSPSRALAASQFYTRQLPPPGDANDPYSASKRPAQKGIEPRFIFSRKKNSSSLSLVSKSDKRSKKDRHDNDDEATIPSRNSSMADLKRFFKLGPHKNKRPASPAASVKSTPKTPGGKSAQIPFGDDHGLSSKYGKLGKVLGAGAGGSVRLMKRSEDGVVFAVKEFRPRHSYETEREYVKKLTAEYCMGSSLHHGNIIETLDIVQEKGKWYEVMEYAPYDLFAIVMTGKMSREEVSCCFLQILSGVTYLHSMGLAHRDLKLDNVVVSEHGIMKIIDFGSAHVFRYPFETGIVHASGIVGSDPYLAPEVYDEKKYDPEAVDIWSLAIIYCCMTLRRFPWKVPRLTDNSFKLFAAEPSFGHDPKKLLLPPSASTSALSDVPYRDYDPQSVRASSDKIDKVQDDKKTTSDHKPTTSVQGEAGSTGEKKEVIRGPWRILRLLPRESRHVIGRMLDLDPKTRAKMTEILDDPWVANTVICRQIGPGNVAHADDHVHTLEPPSAPAGTKDEKAKR; translated from the exons atggcgACCGCTGAGAAAGAGTCAGAGCAGCGTCAACCGGACGAACAGTTCCAAG CTGTCGAGCCGCAATCGGTCAAAGTCACTCCCGCTGAACCATCCAAAACCGAGCCTGCTGTCCGCTTCAAGTCAACTGTCGAAGAGATCACGCCAGAGGGCACCACATCGACACCAACCATTGCACCAGACGTCACCCTCGGCGAACCGGGTGAGGTCACCCCCGAGCAGCTTCGTGATATCGCCGAGAGGTTGAAGGCCTGTCCGCTGCAGGAGCGAAGGATAAGCCTTTTCCAGTACGAGGCATTCTCGCTTCCCGCTTCAAGG ACACCTTCCCACGAAGATGATTCAAGAGCTCCCAGTCGCGAACATACACGGAGCTCGGCAGGTCGCAACTCACCGCTTCTTACTCCGCACGTCAGGGGCCACGAAATGCATACACCTCCTCTCACGCCGGCTGGAACCGACAACGTCGACCGAGAACTTCGCCGCGAGAGCGCTCTGGCGCAAGAAAGGCGGAGTGCCAACCTCATCACTCCTCAAGATTCTTCCCACGAACCGACATCACCTACCTCTCTCCGCAATGTCCAGCTGCCTACACCCGACGAACAGCTGCGGAGCTCTTCCAGGCCGACTTCGATAGATGGCCGAGATCGTCCCCAGATCACTATTGGTGAACATCGCAGAGGGTTGTTTTCCGTTGGATCCGGCGGCAGCAGTTCCCCCAGTAGATCTCAGCCTGCGTCTCGTGAATCCAGTCCCTCCCGAGCGTTGGCCGCGTCACAGTTCTACACCCGCCAACTACCACCTCCCGGCGATGCCAACGATCCGTACTCGGCAAGCAAACGACCTGCACAAAAAGGCATTGAGCCTCgcttcatcttctccaggAAAAAGAACTCGTCCTCTTTGAGTCTGGTATCCAAAAGCGACAAACGCTCCAAGAAGGATCGCcatgacaacgacgacgaggccACAATCCCCAGCAGAAATAGCTCAATGGCGGACCTGAAGAGGTTCTTCAAGCTGGGACCCCACAAGAACAAGAGACCGGCATCTCCCGCTGCTTCTGTAAAGTCTACGCCCAAGACACCGGGAGGCAAGTCCGCCCAGATTCCGTTCGGTGACGATCACGGTCTCTCTTCTAAATACGGGAAGCTTGGCAAGGTGTTGGGTGCCGGAGCGGGAGGTTCGGTGAGACTCATGAAGCGCAGCGAAGACGGTGTGGTCTTTGCCGTTAAGGAGTTCCGCCCTCGCCACTCGTACGAAACCGAGCGCGAATATGTCAAGAAGCTTACGGCCGAGTATTGCATGGGATCTTCTTTGCACCATGGCAACATCATTGAAACCCTAGACATTGTCCAGGAGAAGGGCAAGTGGTATGAGGTGATGGAGTACGCTCCGTATGACCTGTTCGCCATTGTCATGACAGGAAAGATGTCTCGAGAAGAGGTCAGCTGCTGCTTCCTTCAGATCTTGAGTGGCGTAACATACCTTCACAGCATGGGCCTCGCGCATCGGGATCTGAAGCTTGACAACGTTGTGGTTAGCGAGCATGGGATTATGAAGATTATCGATTTTGGTAGTGCTCATGTTTTCCGGTATCCGTTTGAGACTGGTATTGTACATGCCTCAG GCATTGTTGGATCCGACCCATATCTTGCCCCCGAAGTGTACGACGAAAAGAAGTACGATCCCGAAGCCGTTGATATCTGGTCCTTGGCCATCATCTACTGCTGCATGACACTCCGGCGATTCCCGTGGAAGGTTCCTCGATTGACCGACAACTCGTTCAAGCTATTCGCTGCAGAACCTTCGTTCGGACATGACCCAAAGAAACTGTTGCTTCCACCTTCAGCCTCCACGTCGGCGCTTAGCGATGTTCCATACAGAGACTACGACCCTCAGAGCGTCAGGGCTAGCAGCGACAAGATCGACAAGGTTCAGGATGACAAGAAGACGACTTCCGATCACAAGCCGACAACCAGCGTACAAGGAGAAGCTGGCAGCActggagagaagaaggaggttatCCGTGGTCCTTGGAGAATCCTCAGGCTTCTCCCGAGGGAAAGCAGACACGTCATCGGCAGGATGCTCGATCTGGATCCCAAGACACGAGCCAAGATGACGGAAATTCTTGACGATCCATGGGTGGCGAACACCGTCATCTGCCGGCAGATCGGCCCCGGCAACGTGGCACATGCGGACGATCACGTACATACTCTCGAACCCCCATCAGCACCTGCAGGCACCAAAGATGAAAAGGCCAAACGCTAG
- a CDS encoding mitochondrial 54S ribosomal protein YmL19: MSKAAKGGAGGVEQVVKLIVGAGQASPSPPVGPALGSKGIKSMDFCKEFNARTAHINTGTPMPVRVTVRPDRSFHFDVRTPHTSWLLLNAAEAPIGKGGKRKGASNPGKEVVGTVSLKHVYEIAKIKQSELRLSGLPLEGLCRAVIYQARSIGINVIP; encoded by the exons ATGTCCAAGGCCGCAAaaggtggtgctggtggtgttgagcagGTGGTGAAGCTCATTGTCGGCGCCGGTCAGGCCAGCCCGAGTCCCCCGGTCGGTCCGGCCCTTGGTTCCAAGGGCATCAAGTCCATGGACTTTTGCAAG GAGTTCAACGCCAGAACCGCCCATATCAACACCGGTACCCCTATGCCCGTCCGTGTTACCGTCAGGCCCGACCGCTCGTTCCACTTCGATGTCCGCACCCCTCACACATCATGGCTTCTGCTCAACGCCGCCGAGGCCCCGATAGGCAAGGGCGGCAAGAGAAAGGGCGCCAGCAACCCCGGCAAGGAGGTTGTCGGCACCGTCAGCCTCAAACATGTCTACGAGATTGCCAAGATCAAGCAGTCCGAGCTCCGTCTATCCGGCCTGCCCCTCGAGGGCCTCTGCAGGGCGGTCATCTACCAGGCCAGGTCGATCGGTATCAACGTTATCCCCTGA